Below is a genomic region from Pseudomonas frederiksbergensis.
CGAAAAGGTAGCGATAAGTCATTGATTGAAGAGCATATATCTTCTGTAGTTAATGCTGATTCGAGTTTGCCTTTCGAGGCCAGACGGCTCAAACAGCTGACCTATCACAGTGCCAAGGGGCTTCAGGCTGACGCGGTATTCCTGCTCGGCGATTGCCAGCACCTGACCCGTTCACCGTACAAGAATCAGGTCTATCGCATGGCCGGATTGGGCAAGGACGGCGACGCGGAGCCTTATGACAGTGCGCAGAAAGACGAGATTCTGCGGTTGGCTTACGTTGGTATCACCCGGGCAGTGAAGCATTGCTATTGGTACGTCGATGGCCAGGACAATCAATCGGTCAATATGCCCAAGGCATCCGACAGGATCGCGCAGGGCAAGCCCTTCTTCGCCGATCGTCGCGCTGGCAAGCTGTCAGTCTGAACAGGATGCTGCAGGAGTCAGGAAAACTTATGTCAGCCCATGATGATGGCCCGTTGCAAACCCAGGCCACCGGCGAGACCGTGCTGCGTTATCACGTGTGCTGGAAGCACCGGGACCTGGACGGCGTCATGGCGCTGTATCACCCGGACATCCAGTACAACGACTTTTTTCAGAACCGCGTTCTCGGCTTGAGTGAGTTACGCGAGTACGTGCGCAGCAGCATGCCGCGCGATCCGGATGAGGCGCTGGAGCATTCGGACCGGATTCGCCTGGACGGCAACACCGCGTTCATTCAGTACTGCGTGACCTTGCGCGGCGGCGAAGGGCTGGTGTCGTTTCGCTCCAGTGAGGCGATCACCGTGCGCGACGGGCTGATCTGGCGCGTCAATGAGTACGCATCCCTGGTCCACGAACAGGCGCCCAGCAAATCGGCCGCCAGTTCGCGCCCGGCAGTCAGTCGGCTGGGGCTTTCGCCGCGCCAGCTGAGCTTCATGGCCGAGGATTTGCAGCAATACTTCGAGCGTCAGCAACCCTATCTCGACCCGGAGCTCGATTTGCAACGGGTGGCGAAGGAGTGCGGTTATAGCCGTAATCAGAT
It encodes:
- a CDS encoding helix-turn-helix domain-containing protein, encoding MSAHDDGPLQTQATGETVLRYHVCWKHRDLDGVMALYHPDIQYNDFFQNRVLGLSELREYVRSSMPRDPDEALEHSDRIRLDGNTAFIQYCVTLRGGEGLVSFRSSEAITVRDGLIWRVNEYASLVHEQAPSKSAASSRPAVSRLGLSPRQLSFMAEDLQQYFERQQPYLDPELDLQRVAKECGYSRNQISYLLNQVLGQSFYRYVNQARLRHLLAALDTTAPPLRIDELAFAAGFNSLSAFYNCFRQHTGLSPKAYAKQISLRARAQDSH